ATTATTTGTGAGCATCTGTACATTTTTCTTGGTGAAATTTCTGTTTCTTGAATCCAGGTATAAATTCAGCATGCTTTCATGGATCCTAGTATCTATTATTGCCATGTGCTGCTTTGCTCTCTACATTTTATTCACGTCACCTGAAttgaattaaaaaaataaataatCACAAGTGAATCTCTAATATCCAAAATTTTATGCTGTTGTCCTGCTACATTCTTTGCATATGTTTTTGAACATCTTTTTTCTGTGCTTTTGAAAGGTTCATTGGAAATGGAGTGGAAGAATTACCAAGGTGCTTAATCAATGTATGGAATCAAAAGAATACATGGAAATCAGAAACGCCCTTATTGTGCTCACAAAGATAACTAGTATTTTTCCTGTCATGCGAAAAAGCGGTATCAACATCGAGAAAAGGGTAAATACATCATTAGTCACCATTTATGATATGCTGCTGGGCTGTTGCTCACAAATATGTTTACCAGGTTGCGAAGCTAAAGGGGGATGAGAGGGAAGATCTGAAAGTACTGGCCACTGGTGTAGCTGCTGCTCTGGCAGCTCGCAAGGTAAGTGTTACCACTTCTTTGCTGGTGCCTTTTTTCCGTATCAGGGGACCTTTGTGCATGATTATGAGATGCATGTGTGGATTTCCTGACTATTATGCAGAGTTCATGGGTATCTGAAGAAGAGTTTGGCATGGGTCACCTTGATCTGAAGCCAGTACCTGCAAAACCTATTGCTGGTAAGTAGAAGACACAGTTTTTTTCCACAACCACTATGATTAACTGGAGCATAACTATTCCTTGGATGTCCTACAGGAAATCAGTATGCAGATCCCTCGACAGCAAAAGATCATAGCGTCCGTGCAAAATCTGTAGAGGGTAGGCATGAAAGGTCAGAAAATGCAATGAAGCCTGATGCTCATAAGAAGAATGCCTCGACTACAAACGGATCTGATATTCAAATGCCATCTTCCTCTGCACAAGGAAAAGGTTCAGGGCTTGTACGTGGTGTAGATGAACCTCCAAAACTTTTGTCCGATGATGGAGTTAAAGTCTTGAAGCCTACTGCAGAACCTGAGGTACCTCTCAGTTCATAATGTGGATGGTAACAATTGGGTAATTTATAGGAAAAGCTCATGTGAGCTTGACTCCAAAAAGGGTTTTGGATCGTAAAAACTTTCTAAAATGTGCATATCGCAATAGTATGTGTATTTGTACATTTTAGTGCAAAATTAGCATTTTATGGACTGCCCATGCGCTATAAATGGTGCAAAAATAATTTCTATTTTAGCCCTTCATTCTTCTCTGTTTTCCGCGGATGGATGTacctttttcagaaatttttgCAAGTCGCTAAGTGTATTTCTACGTGTAAAATTTTAGGAATTTTACGGAACTTCAAAACACGCACTTTTTTTTTGGAAATTTTCAAAACAACAGCTTGAGGTGTTTTTGGTAGCACGAAATCCGCTTGTTCCATTTATGGTCCTTTAGTATGTCATGGAACATAGCAGTTATTAGTCAGCCTTTTAGTATTGGACATTTGGTTTGCATTGTTCTAATCATTTTTATTAACAGACAAGAGCGCCACAAAAGCGTGCTGTACAAAATGCTGCAAAGGTATCTAAGCACGATGTGGTGAAGGAAGATGGAAAACCTGGGAGATCTACTAGCAGGGGTCTTAATCAACAAGCCTGTGCTATTCCTGTTGACAGAGAAGTATTGTCTCAGGCAGCTGATGGTGTGCTGGATACTAATCCCACTAGTCCGTTGGTTGGCACAAATGGTAATGTACATCCGGCACCACGAAAGGTATCTGCATCCTCCCAAAGATCAACAGTATTGGCTGCACATAGCGGTGGAACAGCTAATCCCACCGGTGAAGGTGAATCTGCTGACTTGATTGATTCTACCGTGAAACAGCAAAAAAGATCTGTTCCCGTTGAAGAACAAGAGAGGACAGGTAAACGAAGGAAAGGAGAGATTGAAGGCAGGGATGGTGACTTGACAGAGCACCATACGGacaaagaaaaaaaattggaCCCGCGATCAGTAGATAAATTTCGTTCTGTGGATCATGAGAGAGGTGCTAGTGAGGAACAAAACCTAATTCGGACAGAGAAATTAAAAGAAAAGTTTGATGATAAATATGACAGAGATCATAGAGAAAAAGCAGATCGGTCTGAGAGGCGCCGTGGAGAAGACGTGGTTGAACGACCAACAGACAGATCATTGGAAAGGAGAGAGCGTTCTATTGAAAAGATGCAAGACAGAGTTCCTGAAAAAGGAAGAGAAGACAGGAATAAGGAGGAGAGGAACAAAGTTAAGCATGAACCCATAGATCGAGCACATACTATTAAGAATGAACCCATAGATCGAGCATATACTATTAAGCATGAACCCATAGATCGAGCACATACTTCTGATGAACGCTTCCGAGGGCAAAGCttgccaccacctccacctcttCCAACTAGTTTTGTACCCCAATCAGTCGCTGCTAACCGAAGAGATGAAGACAGTGACCGAAGGGGCGGCAGCACCAGGCATACCCAACGGTCGTCTCCCAGGCGTGATGAGAAAGAAAGGTGGCACTTGGAGGAGAATGCTCCGCTCTCGCAGGATGATGGGAAGCACAGAAGAGAGGAAGATCTTCGGGATAGAAAGCGTGAAGATAGGGATGTTTCATCAAGCAAGGTAAACTTTTCTTTACCCCCCAATACTCTTCTGTGATCATTTATTTGCTCACTAGTTCAGTtatatctactccctccgtcccaaaataagtgactcacctttgtactaactttgtactaaagctagtacaaagttgagtcacttaatTTGGGACGGAAGGAGTATAAAAGTTGATCCGTGTCTTGTGCTCTGTACTTATTCATCTACTGAACAGTTCTATGGCTTTTATGATGTGACTTGGCATGCAATCACTCTTGGGATCGTAATGGACATTCTTGCTTGACCTCTAATACTTTGTTATTTTTACAGGTAGACGACAGGGATAGGGACAAAGGTAATACTGTGAAAGAAGATAGTGATCCTAATAGTGCATCCAAACGGCGGAAGATCAAAAGAGAACAGTCTGCTTTGGAAGCTGGGGAATATGCGCCTTCTGCTCCACAGCCTCCGAGCGTTGGACCTGGTAACTCACAGTTTGAAATacgagagagagaaagaaaggGTGCTATTTCACAGCATCGGCCATCACATGCTGATGACCTTCCTAGGATGCATGCCAAGGATTCAACAAGCAAGACAAGTCGTAGAGAGGCTGACCAGTAAGTTTAGGAAACAATGAAGTTTCCACTTTGCAATGTGTTCTTTATACCTTATTAGCTGTCATGTGAAACACACAATCTGTTTGGGAAGCATCAGTTTCGTATCGACTGAACGAAGTTGCAAAATCGTCGCTTTCACAAAAACCCCTTAAATTTCAGATGCTCTGCACATGCAAGATCGTTAACTGCAATATCTTGTGCAAATTGTGACGCATTTTTTCTTTAACCTCTTCTAGTATGCTGCTGGCCTGCCTGTTTCTAAATTGAAGAAAAATATTTAGTCAAATAAAATAATGATTGCATTCCCAGGTTACAAGTCGTTATGCAGGTAAAGTATGTAGGAAATTCACCATTGTACCTTCATAAATTTTAATAGATAACATGGTGTCATGCACTTAGCTAGGTACGGTACGGCTGGTAACTAACCACTTGTGTTCCCAAGCTGCAGTATTTAGAAAGCTACCTCGAAGGTGCTTTAACAACTGAAAAGCATAAATACTCGGTGTGCAATAATGATGTAGAGAAACACATAACTAAATAGTTGTCATTTTGTTAGCACACCAATAGCTGCGTGACGCAGACAGTTCAATGGAGTAATGCCTTACCAAGAATTGCTAGCATCCAAAGTATTTGTTTCCATTGATAGAGAACTATGAGATTTATGACCAATTTTAGCCGTATGGGCGTCACCGTTAAATCCTAGCTCTACCAAAACCAAGGTCAATGTTTGGTGTATGCAGAATTGGTACCCCCTACGGTCGGGTTTATACATGGTTTTCGAGTCGATGAGTCGACGAGTCGTTCAGGGGTAGCGACTTGTCGACGAGTTGTGACTAGTCTCGACTAGTCGTGGGGTTTGAGTCAACCATGGCAGTGCGACTCGTCGACTAGTTGCGACAAGTCGCGTGACTCAGAAAACCATGGGTTTATAACGTCGGTGTGGGATTTTAGGTTCTCAATTTGACTGATGAAACATTTGTTATATCTAAAACTGTATCATCGGATTCGTTTTCGAATAAagtttctaaacatatatatTTTTGGTGgcatataacatatattttattagttactccctccgtaaactaatataacaGTGCTTAAATCattactttagtgatctaaacgctcttatattagtttacagagggagtattaaaTTGAGGACCTAGGAAGTTATTAAATTGAGGACCTAGGAACACGCGCACCCCCTATACACCTGACCGGCGGGAGTACTACTTAAAAATAGGGAGTACTCGAAGCTTACTCTTGTTCAATACAATATACTCTTCTCTTGAAGCACATTTTAACAGTGTGATTCTTCGTGTTGTCATATATGTATTTTAAATTTGTGTTGATCTTTCTGTTGGTTTAGTGTAGCTTGAGCTTTTTGCTATAAATTTGTTGTCACATTGATATGAGTAGGCTTAATATCTTTCCTTAAAAATGTAGCAGCAGTAAGGTATATATTAGAAATAAGGCTGCAGAAGATGATTACATAGGTTGATGTTCTTTCTAAATCTGCACAAAAGTAAAAAGTTATGTAATGGCTTCTGCATGAGCCGCAATTTCTGGTATAGATCTATTTTTATGTATATACTCATGGTTCTATAAGTTTTGTTTCCTTAACAATCCTTGGTCAAATTGCAGAACACATGATAGAGAGTGGGAAGAGGAGAAGAGGCCAAGGACTGAAGCAAAAAGGAAGCATCGGAAGTAGGTTCCTGCGGGTGTCTTGATGATTGTCACATAACAAGATTtcacttggcgacgcgcagctgCGAACAAGCCGTTTTCTTGTAGCAGGAAGATGTATCTGGGCATATTTGAACCATTCGGCGTGTATGCCGTTTGCTGGGGCTTAAGGGGACCAAAAGGATAAACCCTTCAGCAGTGCTTCGTCTATGCTGCCCAGATGCAAATTGTTGCGAACAATGTTGATTGCAAGGAACATATATGGTCGGTTATACAAGTCGTTATAAACATTTTAGCAATGTGGAATGTAAGGAACAATACTATGGGCCATACCATCAACTTAGACGGATTTGCTGTAAACAAGGATGAGCAGTTTGTCGGCCAGCTATTTTTGTAATTCATTTTGTACTAACTGCAGAGTTTTGCTGTGGGAAGCATTTGGGCTTCCTTTTTTGCACCGTCTAGGAGGAATAGCAGGGGGGTTGTGAGTAGGTTGTACATGTACAGTTACAATGGTAGCATGAACCGTCGTGCTCTAGATGTTAAACTGAGATGGTTGCGTGAACCGTCGTGTTCTAGATGTTAACTGAGATGGTTGCGTGAACCGTCGTGTTCTATATGTTAACTGAGATGGTTGCAGTTCATCATGTagtgtggtggttttgttttGGTCGTTGCTGACTGTTGCCTTCATTGTATCTGTGTGATTTTTATTCTCGAGTCTGTGGAACCTGGAGCTTGTTTGATCCTGGTTTCCTGGCAAGAGCAACTTGTTTGGCTTTGTGCTGCTAGATTTTGGCAAACGTCTTGCTTCCTGGCCTGGTGATTTAGTTCGTTGTTGCAGATTATATGCCTGTGGTGCAGTTGGTGACCATTGGAAAATTACCTTTGTAGTAGCAGTTGTCGACAAGTACGTCTCTGCTTCAGTGTTCAGAATTTGGTTCTAAATAAAAAACAAAACGAGCTCCCTCTCAGAATAGAGTACAAGCGATAAGTTGAGTTAGCAACAGTCAACAATATTTTCTTCTCATGCATCTCCCATCTCCTGTCAATTCATTTTGCATAAGTGGTAGCTGCCGAGTAGGGAGCGGGACAGGAGTGACATCCCCGCAGACTTTTTTGTGGCTTGTGCAAAAAAGACAATTTCTGATGCTTCATTCTAACTATTCATTAGGCATTTCTTTATCTTTTTTACATAAGCCACAAAAAACGTCGTTTTTCACCGAAACCTTGTGAACGGACATAAAATGTCCGGATATACACGCGGGATTTTTGTTCCGAATTTTTCAACTTTTCAAAATGTGTATTTTCGACAATGAGTGCATATGCACCTAGGAGCAAAAAAGCCGCGTCCATTCCCTTTTGCTCCTAcgtgcatatgcacccattgtcgAAATACACATTTCGAAATGTTGAAAAATTCGGAACAAAAATCCCGCGTGTATATCCGGACATTTTATGTCCGTTCACAAGGTTTCGGTGAAAAACGACGtattttgtggcttgtgtaaaaaagataAAGAAATGCCTCGTGAATAGTTAGAATGAAGCATCAGAAATTGTCTTTTTTGCACAAGCCACAAAAAACGTCGTTTTTCACCGAAACCTTGTGAACGGACATAAAATGTTCGGATATACACGCGGGATTTTTGTTCCGAATTTTTCAACATTTCGAAATATGTATTTcgacaatgggtgcatatgcacgTAGGAGCAAAAGGAAATATCCGCTCAAtcttgtactaactttagtacaaagttaaactaaggttgagacacttatttaaaacggagggagtactatctCTGTACAATCTCTGTACCAAAATATATGACGTTTTTGCAATTTAATTTAAActacaaaaacgtcttatattttgggaGTACTATATTTTGTTGCCTGCTATCTTGCGATGAACCTTCAACAGTCAACACCAGCTCACAAAGCCGAATTCTGTAACCGGAACTATGACCGTTGTAAAAGACCAGGAACCACAAAGTGAGCGCACTGTCCAGTCCCAGAACAAAGGACTGCATATCGATTATTACAGTTCCGCGCACAACCTCCAGGCACGACAAATTACGGTCGAATTGCAGATCACATCACACACACGCACGCttgtatgtatatatgtatatggGCTACGTGTATTGGTGCGGCGGGCACGGCAGATACTGCTTCGGGGGCGGGCAGACGCCGCGGAGCACGGAGGCGCACGTTGGCTCGCCGACGCAGGCGAGCTGCACGCAGCAGTACTCCTTGATGGGGTGGTTCTTGACGTCGTCGAAGAGCGCCAGGATGAACTCCCCCGCGCACCAGCTCGGCACGCCCGTCACCGTCTTGTAGCACGGCTGCGGGGGGCTGCGGCCGCCGCAGGCGGACGGGACggcctggaggaggaggagcacgcACAGGCCGCAGAGGCAGAGCTGCCGGAGCGCCATGGCCGGTTGTGCCTGGTGCTTGGCGGCCGTCTGATCTGGGGCGGTGTAGGTGGTCGATCAGATGGGATCGGTCGAGGCGGAGGCGTTTGGAGGCGGTATATAGGAGGGGGATGTAATTGACGTACTGATTTTGCTTAGTTTTTCTGAGCGCGTTTTTATTAGATGCTTTTTGTGTTTTATGCCTAATTTGTGCCGTAATAATTATCTTCTTCTTTTGGATGAAGTAATTCTATACAAGTTATGAATATGCAGGAGGATATTAAATGTTTGGAAGCCTTAGGCCTCAATCCATTAATTGAGAAGAAAAGAATTGCCCAATTAATTAACAAGAAACCAGACGAAGATAGAGGAAAGTACAATGTGCAATATAGTATGTCTATGCTAAGCCCCCCAATAACGAAAACACACCCACCAGAAAGGTCATTTCCAAAATTTGTTCAATTGCAATTTCTAGGCCCATTCCAAGGCATGATATTAGTTTTTTCATTGTGATGACTGCCTTCCTTTCTCATGATATTAGTTAATGCTTCATGTATTTCTCCAAAGAAATAAAATTAATGCTACTTTAACGCATTGTATCTTAAGCAGATCATACACATTTAGACACAACTTCTCTAAGGATTTGTATCTCATGGTACTGTATCTACAAAATCTCTTATTTAATGTGTTTTGTGATAGAAAAGACCTGGGCTATCTTGAGTTCGACGCTAAGAGCTGTCTCTATATTAAGATATTAAAATATAATATCTCTCTTTCCTCATCCTATATTCTTAAAAAGTTCATAGTACCAATTCTCTCGAAATGCAAAGTGTTCACCTCAATGTCCAAGTAAGCCATGCATTTAAGTCTTCTCTCAACATGCATACAGTCCACCACAACATCCCCATTATGCCATGCAATTAAGTCTGCCACATAAGCGGGTCATGCATTTAAATTATAAATTACAATTACTTTTGCATTAGTCTATGCATGCATGTAATGTTGCCAAATCATACATGCATGCTAGTCATCcttcacatttttgttagaaatgaCATTTTTAACTATAATTCAAAAGTTTTTTCTATTTTTAGACACTCCATTGTTTTTCTTGATTTTCAAGATTATATTTTCTTTGCATTAAATTTAGTTATTTTTAGCAAGTATTTTTATCATTTATTTTAACAAAGTTACCGCATCAACGGGCGGGGCGTCATCTAGTTAAATAGAGTACCACGTCAATTTTTCTATTAGGTGGTAGGTTTTAGATAAGGTAAACAATGTAATACTGGGACTGCCCTAAAGATGCAAATCAATTGGTCACTTTGCATTTCTTTTTTGGAAAACTCTACATTTAGACACAATATTTTTATTGCGAGGGTTGGACATGATATCTTGGAGATGAGCTTACCAAAATGAAGTGGAAGGATTACATCTTTTGCATGGCGTGAAAGGGAGAGTATATGCCTTGGTTCACAAATTTCTCTACCGGTTTCTTCTTGTAcctcaaattttgaaaatgtaTGTGTGCCTCTAAAACCGATAACTTTCTCAAGAGTCAACTAGGTCTAAATCCACCAACTTAAGGACGGAGTGCCATCCTTGTAAGAGTAAAAGGGTTGTCGGCCATTTAACTGTGTTTATATATTTGTTTTCGGAAGACCACTGTAAAAATAATACCAACATGTTTTATCATCCATGGAAATGTTAACTATTGTCAAATAAATTGTTTATGTGTGGTCAATAACATAGTTAGGTGTATAAAAACTATTCTCACAACAATAGTGAAACCAATAAGTTTGTTGAGTGCATAATCCTTTGCCATGTGTTTTTATGACCGTCAACAAAGGCCCTCCTAAACCGAGTGCAGGCAAAACACTTGACACTCAGAAAATCCTTGCCTGTGCTGAGTGCTGATGAAAAAAACACTTGGCAAATAAGAAACTCGTGGCAAACTAATGTAGTTATTTGCCACTAAGGAGATGCTAATGTTTCTATTATGCTTGAGATACTTTTTACTTCTAGTGAACCTTTATAATAATAGATCTGATCCATTTCGCAAAAAAGGACTATGTGACACAAAATAAAGTTTTTAAAGTCTACCCCTAAATACAATTAAGTTGATTAACCATTATTGTCGGGCTCTCTGACTAGGAGCCATGTCGGCACTATCCTGAAGAGCCAACTGGTGGCCAACTCCTGTCCTGGTAGGCCCCACCACTCAATAATACACATAATATCTATCTAATTACAGCTAAGCAACTGAAAATTGATAAAACTATTTTCTCCCGTGTATTAACATGCTTGCCGCCAAAATCTACTTTTTGATCACATCCTTTCTCCTACCTACCTACTCCGGTGGAAATCGTAGCCTCGTGGATCACATGAACATAGATCACCATCGATAGAATTTGCCCACTCATGGACCAGCATCAACGTTCTTGTTCAACTTGAAGGAACTCCTGCTACTTCCTTCTCCATAGGTATATTAATGCACACCAAATCCATAAATTATAAGTACTCTATATCATACGGAGGAGAAAATATTGAAAAAGAACAAGTGAAGATTGTAATCTACGCTGGACATTTTTATTTTGTAACGGTTAGTCTTAGCAAGTAGCAACATTAGTAATTAGTGTATGTTAATTTCTATGTCGTAGATCATGAGACCACTGAcacgtttccaacgtatctataatttttaattgcttcatgctatattatattctgttttggatgattaatgggctttgctatacacttttatattattttttgggactaacctattaaccggaggcccagcccaaattgctgttttttttgcctatttcagagtttcgcaaaaaaagaatatcaaacagagtccaaacggaatgaaaccttcgggaacgtgatttttggaacaaacgtgatccagaggacttggagtccacgtcaagacatcaaccaggagggcacgaggtaggggggcgcgcctacccccccccaggcgcgccctccaccctcatggggcccatgttgcttcaccgacgtacttcttcctcctatatagacctacgtacccccaaaccaacagaagtatccacgaaaacctaattccaccgccgtaaccttctgtacccatgagatcccatcttggggccttttccggcgacctgccggagggggcattgatcacggagggcttctacatcaacaccata
The Aegilops tauschii subsp. strangulata cultivar AL8/78 chromosome 3, Aet v6.0, whole genome shotgun sequence genome window above contains:
- the LOC123497758 gene encoding uncharacterized protein translates to MALRQLCLCGLCVLLLLQAVPSACGGRSPPQPCYKTVTGVPSWCAGEFILALFDDVKNHPIKEYCCVQLACVGEPTCASVLRGVCPPPKQYLPCPPHQYT